The following is a genomic window from Marinobacter bohaiensis.
TTGCCGAAGGCGTGGAAACGCCGCAGCAACTGAATTTCCTGCGCGCCAGCGGCTGTGCCCAGGCCCAGGGTAACCTGTTCAGCTATCCCCTTGATGAGGATGCCCTGATCGGTTTCCTGGTGCGTCAGCAGGAACGCTCGGGAACTTAGCGCCCGTCGGCGAATCAATCCGACGGGACGCCGGCCCGATTGTACAAATCCTAACAGGGGTACATGGCAATAGGGTCGGTTAACCGGTAAAATCAGCGTTCGCCATTCTGCCGCCGACCCGGGCATTGTCCGGGCCGGGTGCGCCGAACATTTTTCTGACGTGAGACACCCTATTCTGTGACTGACCTGAGCCACATCCGCAATTTTTCCATCATCGCCCATATCGATCACGGAAAATCCACGCTTGCCGATCGCTTCATCCAGCTCTGTGGCGGCCTGACCGACCGCGAGATGGCCGAGCAGGTACTCGACTCCATGGATCTGGAGCGTGAGCGCGGGATCACCATCAAAGCCCAGAGTGTCACCCTGCGCTACAAGGCCCGGGACGGAATCGAGTACGAGCTCAACATGATCGACACCCCGGGCCACGTGGATTTCTCCTATGAGGTATCGCGATCGCTGTTCGCCTGCGAAGGCGCCCTGCTGGTTGTGGATGCCGGTCAGGGCGTTGAGGCTCAGTCGGTCGCCAACTGCTATACCGCGATCGAGCAGGGGCTGGAAGTGGTGCCGGTCCTGAACAAGATGGACCTGCCCCAGGCGGAACCCGACCGGGTGGCCCAGGAAATCGAGGACATCATCGGCATCGAAGCCACCGAAGCGGTGCGCTGCAGCGCCAAGACCGGCCTGGGTGTCGAGGACGTGCTGGAAGAACTGATCCGGCTGGTGCCGCCGCCCCAGGGCGACGTGGACGGTCCGCTGCAGGCCCTGATCATCGACTCCTGGTTTGATAACTACCTGGGCGTGGTGTCGCTGGTGCGCGTGCGCCAGGGCAGCCTGCGCAAGGGCGACAAGATCCTGATCAAGTCGACCGGCCGCGCCTGGCAGGTGGACAAGGTGGGTATCTTTACGCCCAAGCCCACCGATACCGGCGTGCTCGGTACCGGCGAGGTCGGTTTTGTGATCGCCGGCATCAAGGACATCCAGGGTGCCCCGGTGGGCGATACCATTACGCACCAGAGTACGCCGGACACGGCGATGGTGCCGGGCTTCCAGAAGGTGAAGCCGCAGGTGTTCGCCGGTCTGTTCCCGGTCAGCTCCGACGATTACGACGACTTCCGTGAGGCGCTGGACAAGCTGACCCTGAACGACGCTTCCCTGTTTTTCGAGCCGGAAAGCTCCGACGCCCTGGGCTTCGGCTTCCGCTGTGGCTTCCTGGGCATGCTGCACATGGAAATCATCCAGGAGCGGCTGGAGCGGGAATACGACCTGGACCTGATCACCACGGCGCCGACGGTGGTGTTCGAGGTGGTCAACAAGCAGGGTGAGACCCTGTACGTCGATAACCCGTCCCGCCTGCCGGACGTGGGCAGCATCGAGGAAATGCGCGAGCCGATCGTCGAGGCCAACATCCTCGTGCCCCAGGAACACTTGGGCAACGTCATCGCCCTGTGTGAGGAAAAACGGGGTGTTCAGAAGAACATGCTGTTCCTCGCCAGTCAGGTGCAGTTGACCTATGAGCTGCCGATGGCGGAAGTGGTTCTCGATTTCTTTGACCGGGTCAAGTCCGCCAGTCGCGGTTTCGCGTCACTGGATTATCATTTCAAGCGCTTCCAGACCGCCGACCTGGTGCGTCTGGATATCCTGATCAACGGCGACCGGGTGGATGCCCTGGCGTTGATCGTCCATCGGGATCATGCCCACTACCGCGGTCGTGCGGTGCTGGAAAAGATGAAGGAACTGATCCCGAGGCAGATGTTTGATATCGCCCTGCAGGCGGCGATCGGCACGCACGTGATCGCCCGCCAGACGGTCAAGGCGCTGCGCAAGAACGTCACGGCCAAGTGCTACGGCGGTGACGTGAGCCGGAAGAAAAAGCTCCTGCAGAAACAGAAAGAAGGTAAAAAGCGCATGAAGCAGCTTGGTAATGTCGAGGTGCCCCAGGAAGCGTTTCTTGCCGTACTGCGCGTCGACAACTAGGACTCCAACTGCATGGATATCGATTTTCCCCTGATCCTTGTCACCCTGACGTTCGCCACCGGTCTGATCTGGCTGGCGGACTGGCTGTTCCTGCGCAGTCGCCGTGAGGCCCGGGCTACCGAAACCCAGACCGCCACGGCCGCCGGTGGCCATGCGGGGGAAGATGACAGCGACGACGACAAGGCGCCGTACCTGGTGGAGCTGAGCCGCTCCTTCTTTCCGGTATTGGCCATCGTGCTGGTGTTGCGCTCCTTCCTGGTCGAGCCCTTCCAGATTCCGTCCGGTTCCATGCTGCCCACGCTGAAGGTCGGGGATTTCATCCTGGTCAACAAGTTCTCCTACGGCCTGCGCCTGCCGGTAATCGGTACTAAAGTGGTCGATATCGGTGAGCCGGAGCGGGGTGACGTGATGGTGTTCAAGTACCCCAAGGATGGCGAGACCAACTATATTAAGCGGGTGATCGGGCTGCCGGGCGACACCATCAGCTATCACGACCACACCCTGTCCATCAACGGCGAGGTGGTTGCGTCCGATTTTGTGGCTACGCTGCCGCCGGTGGAATTGCGCGAGGAGGACCTGGGGACCGTCAAGCACCAGATCCTGCGCTCCATGGGGCGGACGGCGCCGGGCGGGGAAGGTGAGTGGACCATTCCCCAGGGCCAGTACTTCGTCATGGGGGACAACCGCGACAACAGCAACGACAGCCGGTACTGGGGCACCGTGCCCGAGCACCTGGTGGTGGGCAAGGCCTTTGCCATCTGGATGCACCTGGATTCCTGGCTGCCCAGTTTCGACCGTGTCGGCCTGATCGACTGAACCGGCGGCCGGCCAGGAAGGCCGGCGCCTCCACAACCAGAAAAAAGAGAGTATGTCATGAAGACTCAACGTGGCGCTTCCACCCTGGGTATTCTTATAGCGGTCCTCTTTTTCGGCAGCCTGATTACCCTGGTAATCAAGCTCGGGCCCGTCTATCTGGATGACCTGACCATCCAGGAAGCTATTGAAAGCCTCGACAACACCGAGGACCTGGGCCAACTGAGCGTTCGCGACGTGCAGACCCTGATCCGCAAGCGTCTGAGCGTCAACAACGTGGACGGCTTCGACCAGAAGCTTATCGAGATCAAGAAGGACGGTGATGCGGTGCTGGTTTCCCTCGAGTACGAGGTGCGCACCGACCTGTTCCAGAATGTGGACGCGGTTGTCCACTTTAACCACGCCTATGAGATGAGAGGCCAGTGAGGGTAAGCGAGATTGAAATGGGCCGGCTCCAGAAGCGGTTGGGATACCAGTTCCGGGATCCCGAGCTGCTGACCCTGGCGCTGACCCACCGAAGCCACGGGAACCAGAACAACGAACGTCTTGAGTTTCTCGGGGATTCGATTGTCAACATGGTCATTGCCGAGCATCTGTACCGCCATTTCGAGAACGCTCGGGAAGGCCAGTTGAGCCGGCTGCGCGCGCGCATGGTCAAGGGGGTCACCCTGGCCGAGATTGGCCGCGAGTTCCACCTGGGTGAATACCTGCGCATGGGCTCCGGTGAGCTGAAGAGTGGCGGATTCCGGCGCGATTCGATCCTGGCGGATGCGGTGGAGTCGGTGATCGGCGCCATCTATCTGGACAGCGACTTCCACACCTGCCGTGCCCGCGTGCTGGCCTGGTTCACCGAACGTCTGGAACGCCTGGATCTGCAGGACACCCAGAAAGATCCCAAGACACGGCTGCAGGAGTACCTGCAATCGCGTCAGTACCCGTTGCCACGCTACGACGTGATATCCATCGAGGGCGAGGCCCATGCCCAGACCTTCCACGTCGAGTGCGCGTTGCCATCGCTGGATCGCAAGACCACCGGTGTCGGTGGCAGTCGCCGTGTCGCAGAACAGCAAGCCGCCCGCAACGCCCTGAAATCCCTGGGCGTGGAGAATAACTGATGATCGATCCCACCCAGCCGGACAATCCCGACAGCCGTTGTGGCTTCGTCGCGATCGTCGGCCGCCCCAACGTGGGCAAGTCCACCCTGCTGAACCACATCCTCGGCCAGAAGCTGAGCATCACCTCGCGCAAACCGCAGACGACCCGTCACCAGGTGCTGGGCATCCAGACCCGCGGCGACGTGCAGGCCATCTACGTGGATACCCCGGGGATGCACGAGGAAGAGCCGCGGGCGTTGAATCGTTACATGAACCGGGCGGCGAGCTCGGCACTGAAGGACGTGGACGTGGTGGTTTTCGTGGTGGACCAGAACCACTGGACCACCGCGGACGAGATGGTCCTGCGCAAGCTGGAAAACGTCAAAGCCCCGGTCATCCTGGCGGTGAACAAGGTCGACAAGCTGGAT
Proteins encoded in this region:
- the lepB gene encoding signal peptidase I, whose protein sequence is MDIDFPLILVTLTFATGLIWLADWLFLRSRREARATETQTATAAGGHAGEDDSDDDKAPYLVELSRSFFPVLAIVLVLRSFLVEPFQIPSGSMLPTLKVGDFILVNKFSYGLRLPVIGTKVVDIGEPERGDVMVFKYPKDGETNYIKRVIGLPGDTISYHDHTLSINGEVVASDFVATLPPVELREEDLGTVKHQILRSMGRTAPGGEGEWTIPQGQYFVMGDNRDNSNDSRYWGTVPEHLVVGKAFAIWMHLDSWLPSFDRVGLID
- the lepA gene encoding translation elongation factor 4 — translated: MTDLSHIRNFSIIAHIDHGKSTLADRFIQLCGGLTDREMAEQVLDSMDLERERGITIKAQSVTLRYKARDGIEYELNMIDTPGHVDFSYEVSRSLFACEGALLVVDAGQGVEAQSVANCYTAIEQGLEVVPVLNKMDLPQAEPDRVAQEIEDIIGIEATEAVRCSAKTGLGVEDVLEELIRLVPPPQGDVDGPLQALIIDSWFDNYLGVVSLVRVRQGSLRKGDKILIKSTGRAWQVDKVGIFTPKPTDTGVLGTGEVGFVIAGIKDIQGAPVGDTITHQSTPDTAMVPGFQKVKPQVFAGLFPVSSDDYDDFREALDKLTLNDASLFFEPESSDALGFGFRCGFLGMLHMEIIQERLEREYDLDLITTAPTVVFEVVNKQGETLYVDNPSRLPDVGSIEEMREPIVEANILVPQEHLGNVIALCEEKRGVQKNMLFLASQVQLTYELPMAEVVLDFFDRVKSASRGFASLDYHFKRFQTADLVRLDILINGDRVDALALIVHRDHAHYRGRAVLEKMKELIPRQMFDIALQAAIGTHVIARQTVKALRKNVTAKCYGGDVSRKKKLLQKQKEGKKRMKQLGNVEVPQEAFLAVLRVDN
- the rnc gene encoding ribonuclease III, translated to MGRLQKRLGYQFRDPELLTLALTHRSHGNQNNERLEFLGDSIVNMVIAEHLYRHFENAREGQLSRLRARMVKGVTLAEIGREFHLGEYLRMGSGELKSGGFRRDSILADAVESVIGAIYLDSDFHTCRARVLAWFTERLERLDLQDTQKDPKTRLQEYLQSRQYPLPRYDVISIEGEAHAQTFHVECALPSLDRKTTGVGGSRRVAEQQAARNALKSLGVENN
- a CDS encoding DUF4845 domain-containing protein encodes the protein MKTQRGASTLGILIAVLFFGSLITLVIKLGPVYLDDLTIQEAIESLDNTEDLGQLSVRDVQTLIRKRLSVNNVDGFDQKLIEIKKDGDAVLVSLEYEVRTDLFQNVDAVVHFNHAYEMRGQ